One stretch of Toxoplasma gondii ME49 chromosome XI, whole genome shotgun sequence DNA includes these proteins:
- the RPL27A gene encoding ribosomal protein RPL27A (encoded by transcript TGME49_310490), producing MTTRLRKTRKRRGHVSAGYGRVGKHRKHPGGRGKAGGMHHMRINYDKYHPGYFGKVGMRHYHLLKNQYTCPTVNVDKLWSLVSPATLEKAEQSKDKAAVIDVTKSGYFKVLGKGDLPKIPVIVKARFFSKIAEKKIKAAGGACVLTG from the exons ATGACGACTCGCTTGAGGAAGACCAGAAAGAGACGTGGCCACGTCAGCGCCGGTTACGGGCGTGTGGGGAAGCACCGCAAGCATCCCGGTGGTCGTGGTAAGGCCGGTGGTATGCACCACATGCGCATCAACTACGACAAGTATCATCCTGGTTACTTCGGAAAG GTTGGTATGCGCCACTATCATCTGTTGAAGAACCAGTACACCTGCCCGACTGTGAATGTGGACAAGCTCTGGTCCCTCGTTTCCCCAGCGACTCTGGAGAAGGCCGAGCAGAGCAAGGACAAGGCCGCCGTCATCGACGTGACCAAATCCGGTTACTTCAAGGTCCTTGGGAAGGGTGACTTGCCCAAGATCCCCGTCATCGTCAAAgcccgtttcttctccaagattgcggagaagaaaatcaAAGCTGCGGGTGGGGCATGCGTTCTGACCGGCTAA
- a CDS encoding hypothetical protein (encoded by transcript TGME49_310500), with product MGNFRIKPPGARHAFPKLGTHRMVMFRRMNLLNWPPEDASPLHPIEPWGRQFFVFNAFATIDPADWCGPRGPFPRLPPLAKPAPDAATLAASPSSLLSALRETEERSATRTVMCVTDFAQRPLMFLGKDDFRALRENLPRIKEELKAFKERIQPNPVHAQYDLRRKLLVYPRQAMQRLKTGEHGGYGTRRGTIRERKT from the exons ATGGGCAACTTTCGCATTAAGCCGCCTGGTGCGCGACACGCCTTCC CGAAACTGGGAACTCATCGGATGGTTATGTTCCGTCGCATGAATCTTCTTAACTGGCCTCCAGAGgacgcttctcctctgcatccT atcGAGCCGTGGGGACGGCAGTTCTTCGTGTTCAACGCCTTTGCCACGATCGACCCAGCAGACTGGTGTGGGCCTCGCGGCCCGTTTCCgcggcttcctcctctcgctaAA CCTGCTCCCGATGCTGCAACGCTGGCTGCGTCGCCGTCGTCCCTCCTCTCGGCTCTgagagagactgaggagAGGAGCGCAACACGGACAGTTATGTGTGTGACAGACTTTGCTCAGCGGCCTCTGATGTTTCTCGGCAAAGACGACTTCCGCGCCTTGAGAGAAAATCTCCCGCGCATAAAGGAAGAGTTGAAAGCCTTCAAAGAACGAATACAG CCGAACCCCGTGCACGCGCAGTACGACCTGCGGCGCAAACTCCTAGTGTATCCGCGACAAGCGATGCAGCGCCTGAAGACGGGCGAGCACGGAGGCTACGGGACGAGACGAGGAACCAtccgagaaaggaaaacataG
- a CDS encoding hypothetical protein (encoded by transcript TGME49_310510) encodes MTDTAVMVEVKETTDSTFVGAPPAAKLSTEVVSVSELPQPSVDCFPAVPGPSRSPVFSISPHSSSGSNGVTAAAEHGVAPPPLTGTNKRSLTAMEENTRRPLDSSARRALLAMVPPQVARPGRSNVVTESIL; translated from the exons ATGACAGATACCGCGGTCATGGTAGAAGTCAAGGAGACGACAGACTCGACTTTTGTCGGGGCTCCGCCCGCCGCCAAGCTCTCCACTGAAGTGGTGTCTGTCAGTGAACTGCCTCAGCCCTCGGTGGATTGTTTTCCAGCTGTCCCTGgcccttctcgttctcccgtcttctctaTCTCCCCGCATTCTTCTTCAGGGTCAAATGGTGTCACTGCGGCTGCGGAACACGGTGTGGCGCCACCGCCCTTGACCGGTACAAACAAGAGGAGCTTAACAGCCATGGAAGAAAACACTAGGCGGCCTTTGGACT cttctgcacGCCGAGCGCTATTGGCCATGGTGCCGCCGCAAGTGGCGCGGCCAGGCAGGTCGAACGTCGTGACTGAAAGTATTCTTTGA
- a CDS encoding hypothetical protein (encoded by transcript TGME49_310515), with translation MPTRAWCTDSAIPLFCPADRVDFLVSLRTVADRNVASATFSAAIRVRIRKLTPEEAEKNRQAYMQQTVGQGTYGHTKDYRAFAIDSKQLDSQTDHRKDGKKQRQGEKDNS, from the exons ATGCCCACCAGAGCctggtgtacagacagcgcgATCCCATTGTTTTGTCCTGCGGACCGCGTCGACTTCCTTGTCAGTCTGAGGACTGTAGCCGACAGAAACGTCGCATCGGCCACCTTCTCGGCAGCAATTCGCGTCCGAATTCGAAAATTAACGCCtgaagaggcggagaaa AACCGACAGGCGTATATGCAACAGACTGTTGGACAGGGGACATATGGTCACACCAAGGACTACAGAGCATTCGCTATTGATTCGAAGCAGCTAGACTCGCAAACAGACCACAGAAAGGACGGAAAGAAACAACGTCAAGGGGAAAAAGACAACTCATGA
- a CDS encoding 3'5'-cyclic nucleotide phosphodiesterase domain-containing protein (encoded by transcript TGME49_310520~Predicted trans-membrane domain (TMHMM2.0):271-294:305-328:337-360:420-443:452-475:481-501) translates to MGTPENCMQTQGNGEAFVPFGTLAEQMNAAARQPPPRDPEGGARHACVEVESREDRDSRRESASHLSAVLPLGEGGEATSPEGTWISRLSWKRSAPRRQSSSFSRRWRSWKRDEGESEEASDVDDYASSRRTSSECAKDARKKRRSRFLLARRTSLVGRVKRRSTGTRRRGAARWVRQTSSRARSFVAEKAVATFGAELDLYTGRNERRKELRRTSKTSIAFSSEASGLRGVASVGSKSHPFSLLPLKFRDEQLESEYVATLNELCSSRVYTCFGVFVLVLVVLWPSMGTSFSLSLHQAEGIGCRLFHLLWIAKLISWFLLLITVSLRNKLRWISQKIIPFATMQITWGFILVIAFCCAYVTDFIERHNDKISQINQVYETHLVRGPLNRRKLVTAIKTVSADRPVDLGLFTLAEDFVASLSLLMLLTMVESLVTVVCLGSLIPTRTRYTWPLYLVAPFLCPIPCVICNAIAPAFILGSTTVVYYFVSITVWLVGFIVRYSSECSQRVAFYSRVAPRKEIENLKNSLRRSQRHGGCTAVEELQHTAKCMEAVVKQLEGTCMAAARDFVPPVDAEGRANVQELALLLTKLQDVLRGTDDLYSVRHTPFMLETTTGQELLELYGTNMSRQATLSWAGGGGGSVGVPTPALSPSTSLEGPRFYGQSKSPKCFAPSLPSAFGVLPGLNAIHQPPLRQHTDPVRTQTPSLISPVFRRRYQRHTSDRGAKKTAWPASSPARAFLRGSAASSCSLHCGPSPSIAEAPGEEEEAAAELKRRDENRMEGKLSPSDPSRESKRRAKNSRRSCVAAASSTSEVVSGPTDKLAADNCYRENAVGQNSYRKVQVKVDTLSACLRKRKAGSSAPHSPSAGCAESHHGDACSCHQPEGEGASPCSGQRACLEGFDGSSDNAESVQEDRQKSGKALDTVWAPQSGSEPSSMLVVPSANWASGDSKKPLKSVAARGASRQKVGCLGLRCFGRRSRRPSFHPPASLYNARPCGSLHHRRSTFPAVNVPGRAFAPSLAEVGIDASPFYSLSPLGGEGVFQHARETPLAGRSARWSLRRGAKSSGKSVLLGRLRGNAGSKGLELGKQVSESSGKLKVACSLNQKEIADSMLSRGKREEERDEREESKEEWALGTFAFDDKRRRGSASCPSLGGHENQETENSVTTDHAFEERDLLGLNCAPLKDASCRIGPPCTRSSFLPSSEAQMAIGQVWDFDMLSFAALSPNPLVEVGLVLLLPEIDSLHCCTDQEVIVLLQNLQARYLQNPYHSQVHAAEVVHTAACLMRCLIPQRSAFANLCTLVAAAAHDVGHPARTNLFLQNLLHPLSIVYNDVSTLENFHSALLFRILSEIPDSNVFSGLPQETFRIARQNIITLILATDIKQHFETISRFRLRRNSPEFNFLKKEEDDWLVRKMIFKIADISHATVAWDAHFFWSCKVNAEFYAQGDAEVRLGLPVSPLCDREKHFEMGKSQVAFLNFVVEPLLRELEAIEALVLPLGTCPIISTELLPNFAENVQQWKAIDTEKKLVILERVILDYGGYGAVPPLTESQRRQLISECCRPLEGLQDSACESLRVGPREV, encoded by the exons ATGGGGACTCcagaaaactgcatgcagacccaGGGAAATGGAGAGGCCTTCGTTCCCTTCGGTACCCTGGCCGAGCAAATGAACGCCGCCGCCAGGCAACCGCCGCCTCGCGACCCTGAGGGTGGCGCGCGTCATGCTTGCGTGGAAGTCGAAAGCCGCGAGGACCGCGACAGCCGCAGAGAGTCTGCTTCTCACCTGTCGGCGGTGCTCCCCCtcggcgaaggaggcgaggcaACGAGCCCCGAAGGCACTTGGATCTCGCGGCTCTCGTGGAAGCGTTCGGCTCCGCGAAGGCAGTCGAGCTCATTCTcgagacgctggagaagTTGGAAGCGCGACGAGGgtgagagcgaggaagcctCCGACGTGGACGACTACGCAAGTTCGCGTCGAACGTCGTCTGAGTGCGCGAAAGATGCCCGAAAAAAGCGCAGGTCGAGATTCCTGCTCGCGAGGAGAACTTCGCTGGTTGGGCGCGTGAAGCGGCGCTCAACAGGCACCCGCAGACGCGGCGCTGCTCGCTGGGTCCGACAAACTTCCTCCCGGGCGAGGTCTTTCGTCGCAGAGAAGGCTGTGGCCACTTTCGGCGCGGAACTCGACTTGTACACAGGCAGAAATGAGAGGCGGAAGGAGCTGAGAAGAACCTCGAAAACGTCAA TTGCGTTTTCGTCGGAGGCGAGCGGGCTGCGCGGCGTCGCGAGCGTCGGCTCGAAGTCTCATCCGTTCAGTCTGCTGCCTCTCAAATTCCGCGACGAGCAACTGGAGAGCGAGTACGTCGCGACTCTGAACGAACTCTGCTCCTCCCGCGTCTACACATGCTTCGgagtcttcgtcctcgtcttggTCGTCCTCTGGCCGTCCATGGGCACCTcgttctcgctgtctctgcaccaAGCGGAAGGCATTGGATGTCGTCTCTTCCACCTGCTCTGGATCGCGAAACTCATCAGCTGGTTCCTCCTCCTCATCACTGTCAGTCTCCGCAACAAATTGAGGTGGATCAGCCAGAAGATCATCCCCTTCGCAACAATGCAAATCACTTGG gGCTTCATCCTCGTGATTGCCTTCTGCTGCGCATATGTGACGGATTTCATTGAGCGGCACAATGACAAAATAAGCCAAATCAACCAAGTGTACGAAACGCATCTCGTGCGCGGACCTCTCAATCGCCGAAAGCTGGTCACTGCAATCAAAACCGTCTCTGCAGACCGTCCTGTTGATTTGGGGCTCTTCACTCTCGCAGAGGacttcgtcgcttctctctcgctgctcaTGCTCCTCACGATGGTCGAAAGTCTCGTCACCGTCGTTTGTCTCGGCTCCCTCATCCCTACTCG AACTCGGTACACATGGCCTCTCTACTTGGTCGCTCCCTTCCTCTGTCCAATCCCGTGCGTTATTTGCAACGCCATTGCCCCAGCCTTCATTCTCGGGTCGACCAC AGTCGTCTACTACTTTGTCTCCATCACTGTCTGGCTCGTTGGCTTCATCGTCCGATACTCCTCCGAGTGCTCGCAGCGCGTCGCCTTCTACTCTCGGGTG GCCCCCAGAAAAGAAATTGAAAACCTGAAGAACAGCTTGCGTCGATCCCAGAGACATGGCGGATGCACAGCCGTCGAGGAGCTGCAGCATACAGCAAAGTGTATGGAAGCCGTCGTCAAGCAG CTCGAAGGCACATGCATGGCCGCCGCCCGAGACTTCGTTCCTCCAGTTGATGCAGAGGGCAGAGCGAATGTGCAGGAACTGGCGCTTCTCTTGACCAA GCTTCAGGATGTCTTGCGAGGCACCGACGATTTGTACTCCGTGCGACACACGCCCTTCATGTTGGAAACG ACGACAGGTCAAGAGCTCCTCGAGTTGTACGGGACGAACATGAGTCGTCAGGCGACGCTGAGTTGGGCGGGCGGCGGTGGCGGCTCTGTGGGTGTGCCGACGCCGGCACTGTctccctcgacttctctgGAGGGGCCGCGGTTCTACGGACAGTCGAAGAGCCCAAAGTGTTTCGCTCCCTCGCTTCCGTCCGCCTTTGGAGTTTTGCCAGGCCTCAATGCGATTCATCAGCCGCCGCTGCGGCAGCACACAGACCCTGTGCGTACACAGACACCGTCCCTCATCTCGCCAGTCTTTCGGCGCCGGTACCAGAGACACACAAGTGACAGAGGGGCGAAAAAGACTGCGTGGCCAGCCTCGTCGCCGGcgcgcgcgtttcttcgggGCTCTGCCGCGTCCTCCTGCTCGCTGCATTGCggtccttctccctcgaTAGCGGAGGCTCCcggggaggaggaggaggcggccGCGGAGCTGAAGAGGCGCGACGAAAACCGAATGGAGGGCAAGCTCTCCCCTTCAGACCCGTCCCGAGAGAGCAAGCGAAGAGCCAAGAACTCGAGAAGGAGTTGCGTCGCGGCCGCCTCGTCGACCTCAGAGGTCGTGTCTGGGCCGACAGACAAACTCGCTGCGGACAACTGCTACCGGGAGAACGCTGTGGGCCAAAACTCGTACCGAAAGGTCCAGGTGAAGGTTGATACGTTGAGTGCATGCTTGCGGAAACGCAAAGCGGGGAGTTCAGCTCCGCACAGTCCCAGCGCCGGGTGTGCAGAATCCCATCATGGGGACGCATGCTCGTGCCACCAgccagaaggagaaggagcgtCGCCTTGTTCTGGCCAGCGCGCCTGCTTGGAGGGTTTCGATGGCAGCTCTgacaacgcagagagcgTTCAAGAGGACCGCCAGAAGTCCGGCAAGGCCCTCGACACGGTCTGGGCACCACAGTCCGGTTCAGAGCCGTCTTCCATGCTTGTAGTCCCCAGCGCAAATTGGGCTTCAGGCGACTCCAAGAAGCCGTTGAAGTCTGTCGCTGCGAGGGGCGCGAGTCGCCAAAAAGTCGGCTGCCTGGGCCTTAGGTGCTTCGGCCGACGGTCGCGGCGACCCTCGTTCCACCCGCCTGCAAGTCTTTACAACGCGAGGCCCTGTGGGTCTCTCCACCACCGGCGCTCGACGTTTCCCGCGGTGAATGTCCCCGGCAGAGCGTTTGCGCCGAGTCTCGCGGAGGTAGGCATCGACGCTTCACCCTTCtactcgctgtctcctctcgggGGCGAAGGCGTCTTTCAGCATGCAAGGGAGACGCCGTTAGCGGGTCGCAGTGCGCGCTGGAGCCTTCGGAGGGGGGCAAAGTCCAGTGGGAAGTCTGTGCTTTTGGGGCGCCTAAGAGGCAACGCCGGCAGCAAAGGCCTTGAGCTGGGGAAGCAGGTCTCGGAATCAAGTGGCAAACTCAAAGTCGCGTGCAGTCTGAACCAAAAGGAGATAGCGGACTCGATGCTGAGTagggggaagcgagaggaagagcgcgacgagagagaggaaagcaaggAAGAGTGGGCGCTAGGCACCTTCGCGTTCGACGACAAAAGGCGACGCGGGTCGGCGAGCTGTCCGTCTCTAGGCGGCCATGAAAATCAAGAAACGGAGAACTCCGTCACGACTGACCACGCATTCGAGGAGCGCGACCTCCTCGGTCTGAACTGCGCCCCTCTCAAGGAC GCCTCCTGTCGCATCGGCCCCCCGTGTACGAGAAGCAGTTTCTTGCCAAGTTCAGAGGCGCAAATGGCCATCGGCCAAGTCTGGGATTTCGACATGCTCAGCTTCGCTGCGCTCTCTCCTAACCCCCTCGTCGAAGTCGGTCTCGTTCTCCTACTCCCTGAAATCGATTCTCTTCACTGCTGCACCGATCAAGAAGTCatcgttcttctccagaaTCTGCAA GCTCGGTACTTGCAGAATCCGTACCACAGccaagtgcatgcagcagaagtAGTTCACACTGCGGCCTGTCTGATGCGGTGCCTCATTCCTCAGCG ctccGCCTTCGCCAATCTGTGCACCCTCGTCGCTGCGGCGGCACACGACGTAGGACATCCAGCGCGGACGAATTTGTTTCTTCAGAATCTCCTCCATCCCCTCTCGATCGTCTACAACGATGTATCGACCCTCGAAAACTTCCACagtgctcttctcttcagaatCTTGAGCGAGAT TCCGGACTCGAATGTTTTCTCGGGGCTTCCTCAAGAA ACTTTCCGTATTGCTCGGCAGAACATCATCACCCTCATTCTCGCGACGGACATCAAGCAACACTTTGAGACAATTTCTCGCTTCCGA CTGCGACGAAACAGCCCTGAATTCAACTTcttgaagaaagaagaagacgactggCTCGTTAGAAAAATGATTTTCAAAATCGCCGACATCAGCCACGCAACCGTCGCTTGGGACGCCCACTTCTTCTGGAGTTGCAAAGTCAATGCAGAGTTCTACGCACAG ggagacgcagaagttCGTCTGGGGCTTCCAGTGTCGCCGCtgtgcgacagagaaaaacattTCGAGATGGGGAAGAGTCAAGTTGCTTTCCTCAATTTCGTTGTGGAGCCTTTGCTCCGCGAACTGGAAGCCATCGAAGCTTTGGTGCTACCGCTCGGAACATGTCCGATTATCAG CACCGAGCTGCTGCCGAACTTCGCTGAGAATGTGCAGCAGTGGAAGGCGATCgacacggagaagaaactcgtGATCCTTGAGAGAGTGATTCTCGATTACGGAGGCTACGGAGCTGTGCCTCCGCTGACTGAGTCACAAAGACGGCAGCTGATCTCGGAATGTTGTCGGCCTCTGGAAGGTCTGCAAGACAGTGCCTGCGAGTCCCTTAGAGTGGGGCCGCGGGAAGTGTGA